One genomic region from Actinocatenispora thailandica encodes:
- a CDS encoding DUF6510 family protein: MTDRLDGNAIAGTLRAVFGTEMTTAVGICGHCGASNPLGALDVYLAGPGTVARCPGCEAVLLVLVEVRGVTCVDALGFAELTPAA, encoded by the coding sequence ATGACCGATCGACTGGACGGCAACGCGATCGCCGGCACCCTGCGGGCCGTGTTCGGCACCGAGATGACCACCGCGGTCGGGATCTGCGGGCACTGCGGAGCGAGCAACCCGCTCGGCGCCCTCGACGTGTACCTGGCCGGGCCGGGCACCGTGGCCCGCTGCCCCGGCTGCGAGGCGGTACTGCTGGTGCTGGTCGAGGTTCGCGGCGTCACCTGCGTCGACGCCCTCGGCTTCGCCGAGCTGACCCCGGCCGCCTGA